The following proteins are encoded in a genomic region of Archangium lipolyticum:
- a CDS encoding AMP-binding protein produces the protein MSLPELNVTQVFTGKRLLFAGSTGFVGKVTLSMLLSRYGEVLDKLYVLVRKGSAPSAERRFFDKVATSEPFQPLRDTYGEAGALEFIRRKVEVLDGDITDPLMGLTPEQADALTGKVSAIINCAGLVSFNPSLEVGLNVNTHGVKYTVELALKWGVPLVHMSTAFVAGNRSGLVFEDEDVVGYFPRRDELDGRDFSLEQELADAEKIVARLREQADDKALASLFRKKALERLEQEGRDATDEKTLRLAVGRERKLWLSGELVRAGMERAKHWGWPNTYTYTKSLGEQVMASTPGLRYAIVRPSIVESAQHFPFPGWNEGFTTSAPLAFAGIKGHRNIPAGERAILDIIPVDQVAGATIGITAHSMQVEERRVYHLSSGDVNPFYASRSIELVGLYRRRYYRNKETGNALLNELRSRVEPMPVSRPVFENLSAPMFVKGARFLRQVIDEVKPAWGAPSVQAVLERAREKLDDVENQAMSLVGLIELFLPFLYDNRYVFRCDNTRSVYARMAHHDRVRIPWAPEAIDWRVYFLDTHLPGLEKWVFPGLEEETKKRTVIPAHRDLLEMLEASVNAWRHRVAFRYAADEKEERLTYGEVNRYANRVGSFLMKEGVKRGERVMILSENRPEWPVSYFGILRAGATAVPVDPSLTESEVVNIARRSEAKVLLLSEQTAEDLPGIQASLTAAGLSTRVASLAEAMSGDPAYPDSIGPVRRTAAADDVASLIFTSGTTGTPKGVMLTHRNFASLIAKLAGAFDVGVGDGVLSVLPLHHTFEFSAGFLTPFSRGTEITYIDELTSDRLGEVFETGRVSAMIGVPALWQLLHRKVTQEMASRPPLVEQALKSLMAAHGELRNRSSLNLGKLLFWPVHRKFGGKIKFLVSGGSALPDDVHKAFHQMGFNIIEGYGLTEAAPVLTVSETNVNKRQPGTVGKALPGIELRILEPDNEGIGEVLARGPNVMTGYFGDKESTDAVLKEGWLYTGDLGRLDAEGRLYLMGRKKDVIIDANGKNVYPDELEEVYGPHSHIKELSIVGLPDEAGGEKVACLCVPDYKERPREEVRRELEEHFRKTGMEMPFYRRVKVLRFWDGELPRTSSRKVKRKVVVEELKRLERLASSGEKAREKVQGTGGVADWLYPLIAEVVNKPLTDIRPEARLSVDLGLDSLMLTELSVALEQAGVPLPAVNDLTHVQTVEDLRKLVVASGRRPAVETRAKDISREAERSEEVEIPVPEPLVAVGRQLVRLGQQALFGGMFDVKVTGEPFIPMNRNFLVIANHTSHLDMGLIKVVLGEQGQRLTTLAARDYFFDTPLKRAYFENFTDLIPMDRHGSLRESLRLAGSALQQGFNLLIFPEGTRSTTGELLEFKPTLGYLALTYKVDVLPIYVKGAYEALPKGRMLPKSRELGAHIGPALTYEMLRAKTQGMARSESYRYATKLAEDSIRALAAGRVLSFAESATVEEQRRALSSGGSES, from the coding sequence ATGAGTCTCCCCGAGCTGAACGTCACCCAGGTCTTCACCGGCAAGCGCCTGCTCTTCGCGGGCTCCACCGGCTTCGTGGGCAAGGTCACCCTGTCCATGCTCCTGTCGCGCTACGGCGAGGTGCTGGACAAGCTCTATGTGCTGGTGCGCAAGGGCAGTGCCCCGTCCGCCGAGCGGCGCTTCTTCGACAAGGTGGCCACCAGCGAGCCCTTCCAGCCGCTGCGCGACACCTATGGCGAGGCAGGCGCGCTGGAGTTCATCCGCCGCAAGGTGGAGGTGCTCGACGGCGACATCACCGACCCGCTCATGGGCCTCACCCCCGAGCAGGCGGACGCGCTCACCGGCAAGGTGTCCGCCATCATCAACTGCGCGGGCCTGGTGTCCTTCAACCCGTCGCTGGAGGTGGGCCTCAACGTCAACACCCACGGCGTGAAGTACACCGTGGAGCTGGCGCTCAAGTGGGGCGTGCCGCTGGTGCACATGTCCACCGCCTTCGTGGCCGGCAACCGCAGCGGGCTCGTCTTCGAGGACGAGGACGTGGTGGGCTACTTCCCGCGCCGGGACGAGCTGGACGGGCGCGACTTCAGCCTGGAGCAGGAGCTCGCGGACGCGGAAAAAATCGTGGCCCGGCTGCGCGAGCAGGCGGATGACAAGGCGCTGGCATCCCTCTTCCGCAAGAAGGCGCTGGAGCGGCTGGAGCAGGAGGGCCGCGACGCCACGGACGAGAAGACGCTGCGCCTGGCGGTGGGCCGTGAGCGCAAGCTGTGGCTCTCCGGCGAGCTGGTGCGCGCCGGCATGGAGCGGGCGAAGCACTGGGGCTGGCCCAACACGTACACGTACACCAAGAGCCTGGGCGAGCAGGTCATGGCCAGTACGCCGGGCCTGCGCTACGCCATCGTCCGGCCCTCCATCGTGGAGTCCGCCCAGCACTTCCCCTTCCCCGGGTGGAACGAGGGCTTCACCACGTCGGCGCCGCTGGCCTTCGCCGGCATCAAGGGCCATCGCAACATCCCCGCGGGCGAGCGCGCCATCCTGGACATCATCCCGGTGGACCAGGTGGCCGGCGCCACCATCGGCATCACCGCGCACTCCATGCAGGTGGAGGAGCGGCGCGTCTACCACCTGTCCAGCGGTGACGTGAATCCGTTCTACGCCAGCCGCTCCATCGAGCTGGTGGGCCTGTACCGGCGCCGCTACTACCGCAACAAGGAGACGGGCAACGCGCTGCTCAACGAGCTGCGCTCGCGCGTCGAGCCGATGCCGGTGAGCCGCCCGGTGTTCGAGAACCTCAGCGCCCCCATGTTCGTCAAGGGCGCGCGCTTCCTGCGTCAGGTCATCGACGAGGTGAAGCCCGCCTGGGGCGCGCCCTCGGTGCAGGCCGTGCTGGAGCGCGCCCGAGAGAAGCTGGACGACGTGGAGAACCAGGCCATGAGCCTGGTGGGGCTCATCGAGCTCTTCCTCCCCTTCCTCTACGACAACCGCTACGTCTTCCGCTGCGACAACACCCGCTCGGTGTACGCGCGCATGGCCCACCATGACCGGGTCCGCATTCCCTGGGCCCCGGAGGCCATCGACTGGCGCGTCTACTTCCTCGACACCCACCTGCCCGGCCTGGAGAAGTGGGTGTTCCCGGGCCTCGAGGAGGAGACGAAGAAGCGCACCGTCATCCCCGCGCACAGGGACTTGCTGGAGATGCTCGAGGCCAGCGTCAACGCGTGGCGCCACCGGGTGGCCTTCCGCTACGCCGCCGACGAGAAGGAGGAGCGCCTCACCTACGGCGAGGTCAACCGCTACGCCAACCGCGTGGGCAGCTTCCTGATGAAGGAAGGCGTGAAGCGCGGCGAGCGGGTGATGATCCTCTCGGAGAACCGGCCCGAGTGGCCCGTCTCCTACTTCGGCATCCTGCGCGCGGGCGCCACCGCCGTGCCGGTGGACCCGAGCCTCACCGAGTCGGAGGTGGTCAACATCGCCCGGCGCTCCGAGGCGAAGGTGCTGCTGCTCTCGGAGCAGACGGCCGAGGACCTCCCCGGCATCCAGGCGTCGCTCACCGCGGCGGGCCTGTCCACGCGCGTGGCCAGCCTCGCCGAGGCGATGAGTGGAGATCCGGCGTACCCGGACAGCATCGGCCCGGTACGCCGCACGGCCGCCGCGGACGACGTGGCCAGCCTCATCTTCACCTCGGGCACCACGGGCACGCCCAAGGGCGTGATGCTCACCCACCGCAACTTCGCCTCGCTCATCGCGAAGCTGGCGGGCGCATTCGACGTGGGCGTGGGCGACGGCGTCCTCTCCGTGCTGCCGCTGCACCACACCTTCGAGTTCTCCGCCGGCTTCCTCACGCCCTTCTCGCGCGGCACGGAGATTACCTACATCGACGAGCTCACCTCGGACCGGCTGGGCGAGGTGTTCGAGACGGGCCGTGTGTCGGCCATGATTGGCGTGCCCGCGCTGTGGCAGCTGCTGCACCGCAAGGTGACGCAGGAGATGGCGAGCCGGCCGCCGCTGGTGGAGCAGGCGCTCAAGTCGCTCATGGCGGCGCACGGCGAGCTGCGCAACCGCAGCAGCCTCAACCTGGGCAAGCTGCTCTTCTGGCCGGTGCACCGCAAGTTCGGCGGGAAGATCAAGTTCCTGGTGTCGGGAGGCTCGGCGCTGCCGGACGACGTGCACAAGGCCTTCCACCAGATGGGCTTCAACATCATCGAGGGCTATGGCCTCACCGAGGCGGCCCCGGTGCTGACGGTGTCCGAGACGAACGTCAACAAGCGTCAGCCGGGCACGGTGGGCAAGGCGCTGCCCGGCATCGAGCTGCGCATCCTCGAACCGGACAACGAGGGCATCGGCGAGGTGCTCGCCCGCGGCCCCAACGTGATGACGGGCTACTTCGGGGACAAGGAGTCCACCGACGCCGTCCTCAAGGAGGGCTGGCTGTACACCGGCGACCTGGGGCGCCTGGACGCCGAGGGCCGGCTGTACCTGATGGGCCGCAAGAAGGACGTCATCATCGACGCCAACGGGAAGAACGTGTACCCGGACGAGCTCGAGGAGGTGTACGGCCCCCACTCGCACATCAAGGAGCTGTCCATCGTCGGCCTGCCCGACGAGGCCGGCGGAGAGAAGGTCGCCTGCCTGTGCGTGCCCGACTACAAGGAGCGGCCGCGCGAGGAGGTGCGCCGCGAGCTGGAGGAGCACTTCCGCAAGACGGGCATGGAGATGCCCTTCTACCGCCGCGTGAAGGTGCTGCGCTTCTGGGACGGCGAGCTGCCGCGCACCTCGTCGCGCAAGGTGAAGCGCAAGGTGGTGGTGGAGGAGCTCAAGCGGCTGGAGCGGCTGGCCTCCTCGGGCGAGAAGGCCCGCGAGAAGGTGCAGGGCACCGGCGGCGTCGCCGACTGGCTCTACCCGCTCATCGCCGAGGTGGTGAACAAGCCCCTCACCGACATCCGCCCCGAGGCCCGTCTCTCGGTGGACCTGGGGCTGGACTCGCTGATGCTCACCGAGCTGTCCGTGGCCCTGGAGCAGGCCGGTGTGCCGCTGCCCGCGGTGAACGATCTGACGCACGTGCAGACGGTGGAGGATCTGCGCAAGCTGGTGGTCGCCAGCGGGCGCCGCCCCGCCGTGGAGACGCGCGCCAAGGACATCTCCCGCGAGGCCGAGAGGTCCGAGGAGGTCGAGATTCCGGTGCCGGAGCCGCTGGTGGCGGTGGGCCGGCAGTTGGTGCGGCTCGGCCAGCAGGCCCTCTTCGGCGGCATGTTCGACGTGAAGGTGACGGGCGAGCCCTTCATCCCGATGAACCGCAACTTCCTCGTCATCGCCAACCACACGAGCCACCTGGACATGGGGCTCATCAAGGTGGTGCTCGGCGAGCAGGGACAGCGGCTCACCACGCTCGCGGCGCGCGACTACTTCTTCGACACGCCGCTCAAGCGCGCGTACTTCGAGAACTTCACGGACCTCATCCCCATGGACCGGCACGGCTCGCTGCGCGAGTCGCTGCGGTTGGCCGGCAGCGCCCTGCAGCAGGGCTTCAACCTGCTCATCTTCCCCGAGGGCACCCGCTCGACGACGGGAGAGCTGCTCGAGTTCAAGCCCACCCTGGGGTACCTCGCGCTCACCTACAAGGTGGACGTGCTGCCCATCTACGTGAAGGGCGCCTACGAGGCGCTGCCCAAGGGCCGCATGCTGCCCAAGTCGCGCGAGCTGGGAGCCCACATCGGGCCCGCGCTGACGTACGAGATGCTGCGCGCGAAGACGCAGGGCATGGCGCGCTCGGAGAGCTACCGCTACGCCACGAAGCTGGCCGAGGACTCCATCCGGGCGCTCGCCGCCGGCCGGGTGCTGAGCTTCGCGGAGTCCGCCACGGTGGAGGAGCAGCGCCGCGCGCTGTCCTCGGGAGGGAGTGAGTCGTGA
- a CDS encoding NAD-dependent epimerase/dehydratase family protein — MKLLVTGGTGFLGAHLVPRLVAAGHEVRLIGRSKPAGPAFEKVEYVRGDLKDREAVRRALGGVQAVYHLAGLVSFQDKDARRMYELHVDATRELLHDVREAGVQRVILASTSGTIAVSKEERVGTEDDDYPITVVGRWPYYLSKIYEEKLALEYCRKHAIPLVVLNPSLLMGPGDDRLSSTWTVMKFLQGEIPAMPGGGMSFVDARDAADAFVNALTRGEVYGRHLMGVNLSMSDFFHRLERLSGVAAPRLKLPAQVNVLGAKLLERVAKWRGTKPTLDPQEVDIGEHWFWLDASKAERELGFRARDVHETLHDTVQYLYTRMAPGHLPGTKGRLEDLREGT, encoded by the coding sequence GTGAAGCTGCTCGTCACCGGAGGCACCGGTTTCCTGGGCGCGCACCTGGTCCCGCGGTTGGTCGCCGCGGGCCATGAGGTGCGCCTCATCGGCCGCTCGAAGCCCGCGGGTCCCGCCTTCGAGAAGGTGGAGTACGTCCGTGGGGATTTGAAGGACCGCGAGGCGGTGCGGCGCGCGCTCGGGGGCGTGCAGGCCGTCTACCACCTGGCGGGGCTCGTCTCCTTCCAGGACAAGGACGCGCGGCGCATGTACGAGCTGCACGTGGACGCCACGCGCGAGCTGCTGCACGACGTGCGCGAGGCCGGCGTCCAGCGCGTCATCCTCGCCTCCACCTCGGGCACCATCGCCGTGTCCAAGGAGGAGCGCGTCGGCACCGAGGACGACGACTACCCCATCACCGTCGTGGGCCGCTGGCCGTACTACCTGTCGAAGATCTACGAGGAGAAGCTCGCGCTGGAGTACTGCCGCAAGCACGCCATCCCCCTCGTGGTGCTCAACCCCAGCCTGCTGATGGGCCCGGGGGATGACCGGCTGAGCTCCACCTGGACGGTGATGAAGTTCCTCCAGGGCGAGATTCCCGCCATGCCCGGCGGGGGCATGTCCTTCGTGGACGCGCGGGACGCGGCGGACGCCTTCGTGAACGCGCTGACGCGCGGCGAGGTGTACGGCCGGCACCTGATGGGCGTGAACCTGTCCATGTCGGACTTCTTCCACCGGCTGGAGCGCCTGTCGGGCGTGGCCGCGCCGCGGCTGAAGCTGCCCGCGCAGGTGAACGTGCTCGGCGCGAAGCTGCTGGAGCGGGTGGCGAAGTGGCGCGGGACGAAGCCCACCCTGGATCCGCAGGAAGTGGACATCGGCGAGCACTGGTTCTGGCTGGATGCCTCGAAGGCCGAGCGCGAGCTGGGCTTCCGGGCGCGCGACGTCCACGAGACGCTGCACGACACGGTGCAGTACCTGTACACGCGCATGGCGCCGGGCCACCTGCCGGGCACCAAGGGCCGGCTCGAGGATCTGCGCGAGGGAACCTGA
- a CDS encoding GGDEF domain-containing protein, whose translation MAGDETRVTKISSIKELAPVETECCIVQIHGPELGKKYTLQESEFTIGREEGNHIVVDLDNVSRKHARILRRQGRMFVQDLGSTNGTYLNDQEVTQETPLRSGDLIKVGGSIFKFLTGDNVELQYHETIYTLTIVDGLTGVNNKRYFLEYLEREMGRCHRYGRPLTLAMFDIDFFKKINDVHGHLAGDYVLRELAQTIKRLVRKEQCFARYGGEEFALVVPEDGGDKARIFAEKIRRSIEEKQFAFENQEIPVTLSIGVADMTPDMVEPLQFIKVADANLYKAKKTGRNRVVG comes from the coding sequence ATGGCTGGCGACGAAACCCGAGTAACCAAGATCTCCTCGATCAAGGAGCTCGCCCCGGTCGAGACGGAATGCTGCATCGTGCAGATTCACGGGCCGGAGCTGGGGAAGAAGTACACGCTCCAGGAGAGCGAGTTCACCATCGGGCGTGAAGAGGGCAACCACATCGTGGTGGACCTCGACAACGTCTCGCGCAAGCACGCGCGCATCCTCCGCCGGCAGGGGAGGATGTTCGTGCAGGACTTGGGCTCCACCAACGGCACCTACCTGAACGACCAGGAGGTGACGCAGGAGACGCCGCTGCGCAGTGGCGACCTCATCAAGGTGGGCGGCTCCATCTTCAAGTTCCTCACGGGCGACAACGTGGAGCTGCAGTACCACGAGACCATCTACACGCTGACGATCGTGGATGGCCTGACCGGGGTGAACAACAAGCGCTACTTCCTCGAGTACCTGGAGAGGGAGATGGGGCGCTGCCACCGCTACGGGCGCCCGCTGACGCTGGCGATGTTCGACATCGACTTCTTCAAGAAGATCAACGATGTGCACGGGCACCTGGCGGGTGACTACGTGCTGCGCGAGCTGGCGCAGACCATCAAGCGGCTGGTGCGCAAGGAGCAGTGCTTCGCGCGCTACGGCGGCGAGGAGTTCGCGCTGGTGGTCCCCGAGGACGGTGGGGACAAGGCGCGCATCTTCGCGGAGAAGATCCGCCGGTCCATCGAGGAGAAGCAGTTCGCCTTCGAGAACCAGGAGATTCCCGTCACCCTGTCCATCGGCGTGGCGGACATGACGCCGGACATGGTGGAGCCCCTGCAGTTCATCAAGGTGGCGGACGCCAACCTGTACAAGGCGAAGAAGACCGGGCGTAACCGGGTGGTCGGGTAG
- the glgC gene encoding glucose-1-phosphate adenylyltransferase, with amino-acid sequence MAKTLAMILAGGAGTRLEPLTRERAKPAVPFGGRYRIIDFVLSNFANSGIYRMKVLTQYKSDSLNKHLSRAWRMTAFLGHYVETVPAQMRTGMDWYKGSVDAIYQNLNIITDEEPDYIFVFGADHVYRMDCQQMLDFHMERKATCTVAAIPVPIEEGKEFGIIDVGPDGRMRGFVEKPKNPPPMPGNPRMCLASMGNYLFSTDSLVKEVVRDAADEASAHDFGKSIISELYKREPVYVYDFAQNVLVGQEEKERGYWRDVGNIDTYYQSNMDLVEVDPVFNLYNDRWPIYTQPNNFPPAKFVFADRENNRVGHATDSLVSEGCIISGGHVNRSVLSPKVRVNSFSEVQDSILFENVTIGRRCRIRRAIIDKNVEIPPGMTIGYDLEEDRRRFHVTPGGVVVIPKGMKVA; translated from the coding sequence ATGGCCAAAACGCTGGCAATGATCCTCGCAGGGGGCGCCGGAACCCGGCTGGAACCCCTCACCCGTGAACGCGCCAAGCCAGCCGTTCCCTTCGGCGGGCGCTACCGCATCATCGATTTCGTGCTGTCCAACTTCGCCAACTCCGGCATCTACCGGATGAAGGTGCTCACCCAGTACAAGAGCGACTCGCTCAACAAGCACCTGTCCCGGGCCTGGCGGATGACGGCCTTCCTCGGCCACTACGTGGAGACGGTGCCCGCCCAGATGCGGACCGGCATGGACTGGTACAAGGGCAGCGTCGACGCCATCTACCAGAACCTCAACATCATCACCGACGAGGAGCCCGACTACATCTTCGTCTTCGGTGCCGACCACGTCTACCGCATGGATTGCCAGCAGATGCTGGACTTCCACATGGAGCGCAAGGCCACCTGCACCGTGGCCGCCATCCCCGTCCCCATCGAGGAGGGCAAGGAGTTCGGCATCATCGACGTGGGCCCCGACGGGCGGATGCGCGGCTTCGTGGAGAAGCCCAAGAACCCTCCCCCCATGCCCGGCAACCCCCGGATGTGCCTGGCCTCCATGGGCAACTACCTCTTCTCCACCGACTCGCTCGTCAAGGAGGTGGTGCGCGACGCCGCCGACGAGGCCAGCGCCCATGACTTCGGCAAGTCCATCATCAGCGAGCTCTACAAGCGCGAGCCCGTCTACGTGTACGACTTCGCCCAGAACGTCCTCGTCGGCCAGGAGGAGAAGGAGCGCGGCTACTGGCGGGATGTGGGGAATATCGACACCTACTACCAGTCCAACATGGACCTGGTGGAGGTGGACCCCGTCTTCAACCTCTACAATGACCGCTGGCCCATCTACACCCAGCCCAACAACTTCCCCCCGGCCAAGTTCGTCTTCGCCGACCGGGAGAACAACCGCGTGGGCCACGCCACCGACTCGCTGGTGAGCGAGGGGTGCATCATCTCCGGCGGCCACGTGAACCGCTCGGTGCTCTCACCCAAGGTGCGCGTCAACTCGTTCTCCGAGGTCCAGGACTCCATCCTCTTCGAGAACGTCACCATCGGCCGGCGCTGCCGCATCCGCCGCGCCATCATCGACAAGAACGTGGAGATTCCTCCGGGGATGACCATCGGGTACGACCTGGAGGAGGACCGCCGCCGCTTCCACGTCACCCCGGGCGGCGTCGTCGTCATCCCCAAGGGCATGAAGGTGGCCTGA
- a CDS encoding PAS domain-containing sensor histidine kinase, translating to MTMVDIHGMREGLNASGLTKRPRLAEPAIPELLLQVGVSLQATLIVDSHGQVVWMDEALAAASGWKDGESEEKAAEEVLDSLPWLLTALRTAFTGKEAVAEGESRGQPARAVVLPVFGNGGQLVGACARLSLLESMRPGPAAPHEEQSLLELSRTHLHHSELVDNIDGIVWEADANFRFTFVSQQAERLLGYPIQQWMQEPDFWRKHVHPEDRDWACSFCVKATHECRPHEFEYRMVAADGRTVWLRDIVTVKSENGTPLKLQGIMVDVTEQSQARERLEHTVSLLRATLDSTADGLLVTDREQRITAFNQKFQDLWRVPDLPLNMRDGRQVLEALIPQVEHPEQYAARVQELYASPEAESFDTVELRDGHVLERYSRPQRLGDTIIGRVWSFRDVTAERRARAERERSLHEAHEAIRVRDDFLSIASHELKTPLTPLKLHLQMLKQRSATGQPLPPQLAERALAQVGRLSALINDLLDASRVEAGRLEMQRVPVRLREVVREVLAQPRPVNPHHTLEYEECAEDVLVQGDASRLEQVLTNLLENALKYSPTGGKIRVAVTHTGKEARVSVSDSGIGIPADQQAHLFERFFRARNAPISGFGGLGLGLYICRDIIERHGGRIWVESEVGRGSTFRFTLPLMAGEA from the coding sequence ATGACGATGGTCGACATTCATGGAATGAGAGAGGGACTGAATGCTTCCGGCCTGACGAAGCGCCCGCGCCTGGCCGAGCCAGCCATCCCCGAACTGCTCCTCCAGGTAGGTGTCAGCCTCCAAGCCACGCTCATCGTGGACAGCCACGGGCAGGTCGTCTGGATGGACGAGGCGCTGGCGGCCGCCAGTGGATGGAAGGACGGCGAGTCCGAGGAAAAGGCCGCCGAGGAGGTCCTCGACTCCCTGCCCTGGCTCCTCACGGCGCTGCGCACCGCCTTCACGGGCAAGGAGGCGGTCGCAGAGGGCGAGTCTCGCGGACAACCGGCCCGGGCCGTCGTGCTTCCCGTCTTCGGGAATGGAGGTCAGCTCGTCGGAGCGTGTGCCCGCTTGAGCCTGCTCGAGTCCATGCGTCCCGGACCCGCCGCTCCCCACGAGGAGCAGTCGCTCCTGGAGCTCAGCCGGACCCACCTGCACCACAGCGAGCTCGTCGACAACATCGACGGCATCGTCTGGGAAGCCGATGCGAACTTCCGCTTCACGTTCGTCAGCCAGCAGGCCGAGCGCCTGCTCGGCTATCCCATCCAACAATGGATGCAGGAGCCGGACTTCTGGCGGAAACACGTCCATCCCGAGGACCGGGACTGGGCCTGTTCCTTCTGCGTGAAGGCCACCCACGAGTGCAGGCCCCACGAGTTCGAGTACCGCATGGTGGCCGCCGACGGGCGCACCGTGTGGCTGCGCGACATCGTCACGGTGAAGTCGGAGAACGGGACTCCCCTCAAGCTGCAGGGCATCATGGTGGACGTCACCGAGCAGAGTCAGGCCCGGGAGCGTCTGGAGCACACGGTCTCGTTGCTGCGCGCCACGCTCGACTCGACCGCGGACGGGCTCCTCGTGACGGACCGGGAGCAGCGGATCACCGCCTTCAACCAGAAGTTCCAGGACCTCTGGCGCGTTCCCGATCTTCCGCTGAACATGCGCGATGGCAGGCAGGTCCTCGAGGCGCTCATCCCCCAGGTCGAGCACCCGGAGCAGTACGCCGCGCGCGTCCAGGAGCTGTACGCGAGCCCCGAGGCGGAGAGCTTCGACACCGTGGAGCTCCGCGACGGGCACGTCCTCGAGCGCTACTCACGTCCCCAGCGGCTGGGAGACACCATCATCGGCCGCGTCTGGAGCTTCCGGGACGTGACGGCCGAGCGCCGCGCGCGGGCGGAGCGGGAGCGCTCCCTGCACGAGGCCCACGAGGCCATCCGGGTGCGGGACGACTTCCTCTCCATCGCCTCGCACGAGCTGAAGACGCCCCTCACGCCCCTCAAGCTCCACCTGCAGATGCTCAAGCAGCGCTCGGCCACGGGGCAGCCCCTTCCTCCCCAACTCGCGGAGAGGGCGCTCGCCCAGGTGGGGCGGCTCTCGGCGCTGATCAACGATCTGCTGGACGCCTCGCGGGTCGAAGCGGGACGGCTGGAGATGCAACGCGTGCCCGTGCGCCTCCGGGAGGTCGTCCGCGAGGTCCTCGCGCAGCCGCGTCCCGTCAACCCCCATCACACGCTCGAGTACGAGGAGTGCGCGGAGGACGTCCTCGTCCAGGGAGATGCCAGCCGGCTCGAGCAGGTGCTGACGAACCTGTTGGAGAACGCCCTCAAGTACAGCCCCACCGGGGGGAAGATCCGCGTCGCGGTCACCCACACCGGAAAGGAGGCACGCGTCTCGGTCTCGGACTCCGGAATCGGCATCCCGGCGGACCAACAGGCGCACCTCTTCGAGCGCTTCTTCCGGGCCCGCAACGCCCCCATCTCGGGCTTCGGAGGATTGGGCCTCGGGCTCTACATCTGCCGCGACATCATCGAGCGCCACGGCGGCCGCATCTGGGTGGAGAGTGAAGTGGGACGCGGCTCGACCTTCCGCTTCACCCTGCCGCTGATGGCGGGCGAGGCGTAG
- the add gene encoding adenosine deaminase has product MASIRDDELPSSTGIPSAARRSDWAPPPAIPVTEELLLALPKTDLHCHLDGSMRLKTILELAEQQKVKLPADTEDGLAKAIHMGEVCKSLEDYLVAFDVTLSVLQTAEALYRSAYELAVDAAAENVRYIEVRYSPALHLQKGLKMTTVIDSVLEGLRVAKRETGIKYGVIVCGIRHINPQTSMRLAELSVAYKNRGVIGFDLAGAEASFPAKDHKDAFQLILKNNVNCTAHAGEAFGPESISQAIHYLGAHRIGHGTRLREDGDLLNYVNDHRIPLEVCPTSNVQTGAVSSLDAHPLKFYFDYGLRVTINTDNRLITDTTVTKELWLAHKELGLSLEDLTTIIVSGFKSAFLPFREKQDLLRAVNQEIAQTLTAFEKRPQAVKQPA; this is encoded by the coding sequence ATGGCTTCGATTCGCGACGACGAGCTCCCCAGCTCGACTGGTATTCCCTCAGCCGCACGCCGGTCCGACTGGGCCCCGCCCCCGGCCATTCCCGTCACCGAGGAGCTGCTCCTCGCCCTGCCCAAGACGGACCTGCACTGCCACCTGGATGGCTCGATGCGGCTCAAGACGATCCTCGAGCTGGCCGAGCAGCAGAAGGTGAAGCTGCCCGCGGACACCGAGGACGGCCTGGCCAAGGCCATCCACATGGGCGAGGTGTGCAAGAGCCTCGAGGACTACCTGGTGGCCTTCGACGTGACGCTCTCGGTGCTGCAGACGGCCGAGGCCCTCTACCGCTCGGCCTATGAGCTGGCGGTGGACGCGGCGGCGGAGAACGTGCGCTACATCGAGGTGCGCTACTCGCCCGCGCTGCACCTGCAGAAGGGCCTGAAGATGACGACGGTCATCGACTCGGTGCTCGAGGGCCTGCGCGTGGCCAAGCGCGAGACGGGCATCAAGTACGGCGTCATCGTCTGCGGCATCCGCCACATCAACCCGCAGACGTCCATGCGGCTGGCGGAGCTGTCGGTGGCCTACAAGAACCGGGGCGTCATCGGCTTCGACCTGGCGGGCGCGGAGGCGAGCTTCCCGGCCAAGGACCACAAGGACGCCTTCCAGCTCATCCTCAAGAACAACGTCAACTGCACGGCGCACGCGGGCGAGGCCTTCGGGCCCGAGTCCATCTCCCAGGCCATCCACTACCTGGGGGCGCACCGCATCGGCCACGGCACGCGCCTGCGCGAGGACGGCGACCTGCTCAACTACGTGAACGACCACCGTATCCCGCTGGAGGTGTGCCCCACCTCCAACGTGCAGACGGGCGCGGTGTCGAGCCTGGACGCGCACCCGCTCAAGTTCTACTTCGACTACGGCCTGCGCGTGACGATCAACACCGACAACCGGCTCATCACCGACACCACGGTGACGAAGGAGCTGTGGTTGGCGCACAAGGAGCTGGGGCTGTCGCTGGAGGACCTGACCACCATCATCGTCTCCGGCTTCAAGAGCGCGTTCCTCCCGTTCCGCGAGAAGCAGGATCTGTTGCGCGCGGTGAACCAGGAGATCGCCCAGACGCTGACGGCCTTCGAGAAGCGGCCGCAGGCGGTGAAGCAGCCGGCCTGA